One part of the Candidatus Dormiibacterota bacterium genome encodes these proteins:
- a CDS encoding isochorismatase family protein translates to MKIALPARPEPIEIDREHTAVLLVDMQNAFASPGGMLDLAGIDVKPAAEAVANARLVVDAARAAGVPVIYLVMGYPPDESTAGGEDSPNPRKELALCLMRERPELRGKLLTIGTWDFQIVDALAPARSDPVITKSRYSGFAGTPLDALLRSRGIRTLLMAGIASNVCVESTLRDAYFHEYWPVMIEDATMPAGSPEIQRATVYNVTTFFGWVSTAAEVVGALHAK, encoded by the coding sequence GTGAAGATCGCCTTGCCGGCGCGGCCAGAGCCGATCGAAATCGACCGGGAGCACACCGCCGTCCTCCTGGTCGACATGCAGAATGCCTTCGCGAGCCCCGGCGGGATGCTGGATCTGGCCGGCATCGACGTCAAACCGGCGGCTGAGGCGGTGGCGAACGCCCGGCTCGTCGTCGATGCGGCGCGTGCCGCCGGCGTCCCGGTCATCTACCTGGTCATGGGTTACCCGCCTGATGAATCGACCGCTGGCGGCGAGGATTCGCCAAACCCGCGCAAGGAGCTCGCCCTGTGCCTGATGCGCGAGCGTCCCGAGCTGCGCGGCAAACTGCTGACCATCGGCACCTGGGATTTCCAGATCGTCGACGCGCTGGCGCCGGCGCGATCGGACCCGGTGATCACCAAGTCGCGCTACAGCGGTTTTGCCGGGACACCGCTTGACGCACTGCTTCGGAGCCGCGGCATCCGTACCCTGTTGATGGCGGGGATCGCCTCCAACGTGTGCGTCGAGTCGACGTTGCGCGACGCCTACTTCCACGAGTACTGGCCGGTGATGATCGAGGACGCGACCATGCCTGCCGGGTCGCCAGAAATCCAGCGGGCGACCGTCTATAACGTGACCACCTTCTTCGGCTGGGTGAGCACGGCCGCCGAGGTGGTCGGCGCACTTCACGCTAAGTGA
- a CDS encoding 4-hydroxybenzoate 3-monooxygenase has product MTQVGIIGAGPAGLMLSHLLHRQGITSLVLERRSRDYVERRVRAGVLEQGSTDLLASTGVGGRMQREGLAHDGIKLRFAGEEHRIDFRRLTGRGITVYGQQEVVKDLIQQRLADGGEIWFETEATAIEDIDGDHPRIAYRRNGEEATLSCEFVAGCDGSHGVAHDAFPAPLTGEGQGGGPRIYERSYPFAWLGILAKTPPASNELIYAYHERGFALHSMRSPEISRLYLQVDANDTMDAWPEARIWDELRLRLAEPKLQPGEIIEDGITPMRSMVMEPMQCGRLFLAGDAAHIVPATGAKGMNLALADVRVLADALTAWYRSKSRDLLDHYSELCLRRVWRAEHFSAWMTALLHRDPAGDPFDHKLRLSYLRYIVTSEAAATTLAENYVGFEGA; this is encoded by the coding sequence ATGACTCAGGTCGGCATCATCGGCGCCGGTCCGGCCGGGCTCATGCTCTCCCATCTCCTGCACCGGCAGGGCATCACCTCCCTTGTGCTCGAGCGGCGCAGCCGCGATTACGTCGAACGCCGGGTACGGGCGGGTGTCCTCGAACAGGGATCGACCGATCTCCTCGCCTCGACCGGCGTTGGCGGTCGCATGCAACGGGAGGGCCTCGCCCACGATGGCATCAAGCTTCGCTTCGCTGGGGAGGAGCACCGCATCGACTTCCGCCGGCTCACCGGTCGGGGCATCACCGTTTACGGCCAGCAGGAAGTGGTCAAGGACCTGATCCAGCAACGCCTGGCGGACGGTGGCGAGATCTGGTTCGAGACCGAGGCAACCGCCATCGAGGACATCGATGGTGACCATCCGCGCATCGCGTACCGCCGAAACGGCGAAGAGGCAACCCTCAGCTGCGAGTTCGTGGCGGGCTGCGATGGCTCACACGGCGTCGCACATGACGCTTTCCCTGCCCCGCTTACGGGGGAGGGTCAGGGTGGGGGCCCCCGCATCTACGAACGCTCCTACCCCTTTGCGTGGCTCGGCATCCTCGCGAAGACACCGCCCGCATCAAATGAGCTCATCTACGCCTACCACGAGCGCGGCTTCGCCCTGCACAGCATGCGATCGCCCGAGATCAGTCGCCTCTATCTGCAGGTCGACGCCAACGACACAATGGACGCCTGGCCGGAAGCGCGAATCTGGGACGAGCTTCGCCTTCGCCTCGCCGAGCCGAAGCTCCAACCCGGCGAGATCATCGAGGATGGCATCACGCCGATGCGCAGCATGGTGATGGAGCCGATGCAGTGCGGCCGCCTCTTCCTCGCCGGCGACGCCGCCCACATCGTCCCCGCGACAGGGGCCAAGGGTATGAACCTCGCGCTCGCCGACGTCAGGGTGCTCGCGGACGCCCTGACCGCGTGGTATCGATCAAAGTCACGCGACCTGCTCGACCACTACTCCGAGCTCTGCCTGCGGCGCGTCTGGCGCGCGGAGCATTTCTCGGCGTGGATGACGGCGCTGCTCCACCGCGACCCCGCCGGCGATCCCTTCGATCACAAACTGCGACTGTCCTACCTGCGGTACATCGTCACGTCTGAGGCGGCGGCGACCACGCTGGCTGAAAACTACGTCGGTTTCGAGGGTGCGTAG
- a CDS encoding phenylacetate--CoA ligase family protein yields the protein MTRGSQLERLGAGIHGLLTSNRFYRERLHPVRTRDDFERLPLTTKDEITADQQANPPFGTNLTFPIDRYSRLHQTSGTSGTTPLRWLDTSESWDWWVRIWADEVYRSAGVQLHDRIFFAFSFGPFIGFWSAFSGAERLGALVIPGGAMTTEQRLRTMLELRATVLCSTPTYAIRMAEAAHAAGIDLASSDIRITVHAGEPGASVPATRDLIERSFGARSFDHTGMTELGPTGVSCEARDGVHLIESEFIFEVRDDAGAVHSLPETGTITGELVATNLGRWGSPLIRYRTGDRVEVTRAACECGSPFAKMLGGIRGRVDDMFTVRGVNLYPSQVEDLVRRHPVIGEFCIEVRSVRGMEEVTILCECDGNDGEAVVARLANDLRLALGARIECRQVAAGSLPRSDLKSRRLRRV from the coding sequence ATGACGCGAGGCTCGCAGCTCGAGCGACTCGGCGCCGGGATCCACGGATTGCTGACGAGCAACCGCTTCTACCGTGAACGACTCCATCCCGTCCGCACCCGGGATGATTTCGAGCGACTGCCGCTCACGACGAAAGACGAGATCACGGCCGACCAGCAGGCGAATCCGCCGTTTGGCACCAACCTCACCTTCCCCATCGACCGCTACAGCCGACTGCACCAGACGTCGGGCACGAGCGGCACGACGCCGCTGCGCTGGCTCGACACCTCCGAATCCTGGGATTGGTGGGTTCGGATCTGGGCCGATGAGGTCTACCGATCGGCCGGGGTGCAGCTGCACGACCGGATCTTCTTCGCCTTCTCCTTTGGCCCGTTCATCGGTTTCTGGTCAGCGTTCTCCGGCGCCGAGCGCCTCGGCGCGCTCGTTATCCCCGGCGGCGCGATGACCACCGAACAGCGACTGCGGACCATGCTCGAACTGCGCGCAACCGTCCTTTGCTCGACGCCGACCTACGCGATCCGGATGGCCGAGGCGGCGCACGCCGCCGGCATCGACCTTGCCTCGAGCGACATTCGGATCACGGTTCATGCCGGCGAGCCCGGCGCAAGCGTGCCCGCCACTCGCGACTTGATCGAGCGATCGTTCGGCGCACGGAGCTTCGACCACACCGGCATGACCGAACTCGGTCCGACCGGCGTCTCGTGCGAGGCCCGCGACGGTGTCCACCTGATCGAGTCGGAGTTCATCTTCGAGGTCCGAGACGATGCCGGCGCGGTGCATTCGTTGCCGGAGACGGGAACGATCACCGGGGAGCTGGTGGCGACGAACCTCGGCCGCTGGGGATCGCCGCTGATCCGTTATCGCACCGGTGACCGCGTCGAGGTGACGCGAGCCGCATGCGAATGCGGCAGCCCGTTCGCCAAGATGCTCGGAGGGATCCGCGGCCGCGTCGACGACATGTTCACGGTGCGCGGCGTGAACCTCTATCCGTCGCAAGTCGAGGACCTGGTCCGGCGGCATCCGGTCATCGGAGAGTTCTGCATCGAGGTCCGCTCCGTCCGCGGCATGGAAGAGGTAACCATCCTCTGCGAGTGCGACGGCAATGACGGCGAGGCGGTGGTCGCGCGGCTTGCCAACGACCTGCGCCTGGCACTTGGCGCCCGGATCGAGTGCCGGCAGGTGGCGGCGGGCTCGCTGCCTCGGTCAGACCTCAAGTCCCGCCGCCTCCGCCGGGTCTAA
- a CDS encoding aldehyde dehydrogenase family protein, with product MSTVVSDEKATAKTAPKEYKQFIGGEWVGASKGATYQDRNPFTGEPMATIPASTREDAKRAVKAAADAFPAWWKTPPGAKQRLFLKAADILERRQMEVVGLLAAETGCTFGFGMFQTIFTPNLLRQVAGLVYQPIGEILPADLPGAFYMGVRQPVGVVAGLAPWNAPLILSLRSIATPLAFGNTVVLKPSEESPITGGILYAEIFEEAGFPPGVVNVITHAPGQAEPVVDEFMENPKVRRISFTGSTKTGRILAEKAARQLKRMVLELGGQNPLIVLADADLEYAVNATAFGTFLHQGQICMSARRIIVERPVAKEFTERLIAKTKGLKVGSPTEMDTIIGPLINKQALDNVRARVDEAVSHGAKVLTGGKAQGACYEPTLLTDVPADVAMSREETFGPVATITIVENADEAVRVANETSYGLSAGILTRDADRGMALAERIEAGIVHINDQPVNDEPQVPFGGVKDSGYGRFGGGEAMHEFTEMRWVTVQGQGGRPFPF from the coding sequence ATGAGCACAGTCGTATCTGATGAGAAGGCGACGGCGAAGACGGCCCCCAAGGAATACAAGCAGTTCATCGGCGGCGAATGGGTTGGAGCGTCGAAGGGCGCCACTTACCAGGACCGTAATCCGTTCACCGGCGAGCCGATGGCGACCATCCCGGCCTCAACTCGCGAGGATGCCAAGCGCGCGGTGAAGGCGGCGGCGGACGCGTTTCCTGCCTGGTGGAAGACCCCGCCCGGCGCCAAGCAGCGCCTCTTCCTGAAGGCGGCGGACATCCTCGAGCGGCGTCAGATGGAGGTTGTCGGCCTGCTCGCCGCCGAGACCGGCTGCACCTTCGGCTTCGGCATGTTCCAGACGATCTTTACGCCCAACCTGCTGCGCCAGGTCGCCGGCCTCGTCTACCAGCCGATCGGCGAGATCCTCCCGGCCGACTTGCCGGGCGCCTTCTACATGGGGGTGCGCCAGCCCGTCGGCGTCGTCGCCGGCCTCGCGCCCTGGAACGCGCCGCTGATCCTCTCGCTCCGATCGATCGCGACACCGCTCGCCTTCGGCAACACCGTCGTGCTGAAGCCGTCGGAAGAGTCACCCATCACCGGCGGCATCCTCTACGCGGAGATCTTCGAGGAGGCCGGCTTCCCACCAGGCGTGGTCAACGTGATCACCCACGCGCCCGGCCAGGCCGAGCCGGTCGTCGACGAGTTCATGGAAAACCCGAAGGTTCGCCGCATCAGCTTCACCGGCTCGACGAAAACCGGCCGGATCCTGGCGGAGAAGGCGGCCCGCCAGCTCAAGCGCATGGTCCTCGAGCTGGGCGGGCAGAACCCGCTGATCGTGCTCGCCGACGCCGATTTGGAGTACGCCGTCAACGCGACGGCCTTCGGCACCTTCCTGCACCAGGGGCAGATCTGCATGTCCGCGCGACGGATCATCGTTGAGCGCCCGGTCGCGAAGGAGTTCACCGAGCGGCTGATCGCCAAGACGAAGGGCCTCAAAGTCGGTAGTCCGACCGAAATGGACACCATCATCGGGCCGCTGATCAACAAGCAAGCGCTGGACAATGTGCGAGCGCGCGTTGACGAGGCGGTCAGCCACGGCGCCAAGGTCCTGACGGGTGGCAAGGCGCAGGGTGCCTGTTACGAGCCAACGCTGCTCACGGACGTTCCCGCCGATGTCGCGATGAGCCGGGAGGAGACCTTCGGTCCGGTCGCCACCATCACGATCGTCGAGAATGCCGACGAGGCCGTCCGGGTTGCGAACGAAACATCCTATGGCCTATCCGCCGGAATACTGACGCGCGACGCGGATCGCGGGATGGCGCTGGCGGAGCGGATCGAGGCCGGCATCGTCCACATCAACGACCAGCCGGTCAACGACGAACCGCAGGTCCCCTTCGGCGGAGTGAAGGACAGCGGCTACGGCCGGTTCGGCGGCGGTGAGGCGATGCACGAGTTCACCGAGATGCGCTGGGTGACGGTGCAGGGCCAGGGAGGACGGCCCTTCCCCTTCTAA
- a CDS encoding LuxR C-terminal-related transcriptional regulator — protein sequence MTRSAWVHRFTDGELRSRLMGAELQLLRLIERDLPNKGIASYLGISEGEVSSRMARLHQTLGLTRPDDNPRLAAAAGSRTRTN from the coding sequence GTGACAAGGTCAGCCTGGGTGCATCGCTTCACAGACGGTGAGCTGCGGAGCCGTCTGATGGGCGCCGAGCTCCAGCTGCTTCGGCTGATTGAGCGCGACCTACCCAACAAGGGCATTGCGAGTTACCTGGGCATCAGCGAGGGCGAGGTCAGCAGCCGCATGGCGCGCTTGCACCAGACACTGGGATTGACCCGTCCGGACGACAATCCCAGGCTCGCCGCGGCGGCGGGCAGTAGAACCCGCACTAACTAG